TTGAATCACTTGTTCTAATTGAGTGATTGATTTAGAAGTTATCTCAGAAAGTGTCTGTCCTGATTTCATAATATTCAAATCGTATTTTGGTTTGATTTCAAAGGTACTTAATACTGAATCAAGCATTTCTCTATGCTGTGCTGTAACAACAACAATTGGCTCGAGCATTTTTTCTTGTTCCAAAGCTTTAACTAAAGGAGCCATCTTTATGGCTTCGGGTCTTGTTCCAAATATGGTCATAATCTTTTTCATCAAACTACTTATCTCCGATTCTTCTATTTAGTACCAAACAATCTATCTCCAGCGTCGCCTAACCCTGGTGTGATATATGCTTTGTCATTTAGCTTTTCATCAAGTGCAGCAATATAAATATCTACATCTGGATGTGCTTCATGCATCTTTTCTACGCCTTCTGGTGCTGCAATTAAACACATGAAGCGAATATTTTTAGCGCCACGTTTCTTCAATGAAGTAATAGCTTCAATTGCTGATGCGCCTGTTGCTAACATAGGATCAACAACAATGATTTGTCTTTCAGTAATATCTTGAGGTAACTTAGCAAAATACTCTACAGCCTTTAATGTTTCGGGATCTCGATATAAACCGATATGTCCAACTCTGGCTGCAGGTACTAAACTTAAAATACCATCAGTCATACCTAAACCAGCTCTTAAAATTGGAACGATAGCTAATTTTTTACCAGCTAATCGTTTAGCCGTCATTTTAGTTACAGGCGTTTCAATATCAACATCCTGAAGCTCTAAGTCTCTAGTTACTTCATATGCCATCAACATACCAACTTCGTCTACAAGTTCTCTAAATTCTTTAGTACCTGTATTTACATCTCTAATATAGCTTAGTTTGTGTTGAATTAATGGATGATCGAAAACGTGTACTTTACTCATAAAAATTACTCCTATCTTTGTGTATGTTTATTGATATAGAGGATATTCAGCTGTTAATTTCGCAACGCGTTCTTTAGCTTGTTGTAATTTTTCTTCATCTTTACTATTTTTCAATGCTAAACTGATGATTTTTGCAACTTCCTCAAAAGCTTTTTCATCAAATCCACGCGTTGTTGCAGCAGGTGTACCTAAACGTATACCACTCGTTACAAAAGGTTTTTCTTGATCGAACGGAATGGTATTTTTGTTACATGTGATACCAACTGAATCTAAAGTCTCTTCAGCTTCTTTACCAGTAAGTCCTATAGACCCTTTTACATCAACAGCTACTAAGTGATTATCTGTACCGCCAGAAACAATTCTAAATCCTTCATTAATTAATGCTTCTGCAAGAACTTTTGCGTTTTTAACCACTTGTTGTTGATACGTTTTGAAATTATTTTCTAACGCTTCTCCAAAAGCAACTGCTTTTGCTGCAATAACATGCTCAAGAGGTCCACCTTGAATACCAGGGAAAATTGTTTTATCTATGTCTTTTTTATATTCTTCCTTACATAAAATCATACCACCACGTGGTCCGCGTAATGTTTTGTGTGTTGTAGTTGTTACAAAATCAGCATATTCTACTGGATTTGGATGTAAACCTGCCGCTACTAATCCTGCAATATGTGCCATGTCTACCATTAACTTAGCGTTTACTTCATCTGCGATTTCTTTAAACTTTTTGAAGTCAATTGTTCTTGAATATGCTGATGCTCCTGCCACAATAAGCTTAGGCTTATGCTCTAACGCTAATTTACGAACTTCATCATAATTGATTCGTTCTGTGTCTTTATCTACTCCATATTCAACGAAATTGTAGAATTTACCACTAAAATTAACAGGCGCTCCATGTGTCAAGTGACCACCATGACTCAAATTCATACCTAAAACTGTGTCGCCCATTTCTAATGCAACTAAGTAAACAGCCATGTTCGCTTGTGAACCTGAATGTGGTTGAACATTGACATGTTCAGCTCCAAACAATGCTTTAGCACGATCAATTGCGATGCTTTCAGTAACATCTACAAACTCACAGCCACCATAATATCGGCGTCCTGGATAGCCTTCAGCATACTTATTAGTCAACACTGAACCTTGTGCTTCCATAACCGCTTCCGATACAAAATTTTCCGATGCGATTAACTCTATGTTGCTATTTTGTCTCTGAAATTCTCTCTCGATTGCTTCTGCGATAACTTTATCTTGCTTGGTGATATAAGACATAAAATCTCCCCTTCTTTCAAAAAAACTTATTGGTATTTAGCACGTTCGCCACCAATCTTTTTCGGCCTAGATGTGGCAATAGTTACAATTGCCTGTCCTACTTGCTTTACTGAGGTCCTTACAGGTACACATACATGTTTAATATGCATGCCTATTAACGTTTGACCAATATCAATTCCACAAGGAACAGTAATATGTTCGACCACGATCGGATCCTTCATATGCTGAAAAGCGTATGTTGCCAAACTCCCTCCAGCATGTACATCTGGAACGACGGAAACTTCTTCCATTGTTAATGGATTATACTGAGATTTTTCTATTGTTATCGCTCTGTTGATATGTTCACATCCTTGAAAAGCAAAAGTAACGCCTGTCTCTTTACTCACAACATCTAATGCATTAAAAATAGTTTCTGCAACTTCCATCGAACCGACAGTCCCTATTTTTTCGCCAATGACTTCCGATGTTGAACATCCAATTAAACATATATCTCCTTTATTAAAAAAGGACATATCTTTTAATTCGTCTAATAACATTGTCAAATCTTTCATAAAAGCCCACCCTTCCTAAAAATAAAAAAGGAATATAGCAAAGTGCTACACTCCTCTATTATAACTTATTTAACTGTTAACATATACTAATTATACAGAATTCCTACTAGCAAATAATATCTTTTAATTTTAAAATTAAACTTACAAGTTCTTCATAGGTATGTACATACATTTCTTTTGTTCCACCGTATGGATCTATAACTTCTCCTGCTTCTTTTACATATTCATGCAATGTGAAAACATGATTTTGCAAACCAAAGTGTGCCTCTATTAATTCTTTGTGCGAATACGACATCGTCAAAATAATATCTGCTTTCAAATCTGCTTCAGTAAATTGTTGCGATAAGGTCGTTTCAGCTAAATGATGTTCTTCAACTAAGTCTTCAACATAATTCGAAACACCTTGATTGTTCACAGCGAATATACCTCTTGATTCAAATTGATGATTTGGCATAACCTCTTTTGCAATACTTTCCGCTAATGGGCTACGACATGTGTTACCTGTACAAACGAATAAAATCTTCATAGTTCACATCCTTTAATAATGTGATTACCTGCAGCTTTTAACATGCGATTCATAATTGCTTCTGTATTATCATTCAGCTCAAAGCCGTATATATACGCCGCTGAAATATTTTCATTTTCATCAAGTGAATGTAACACATCATAAAGATTATGACTTGCTTGTTTAACATCATTGTCATCCTGACATAATTGAATGAATTGCGCTTCACTTGGTATAAACGCCACCTTATTACTCGGCACAATAAAAGCTATAGAAGACCAATCTTTACCGTCATTTCCAATTTTGCTCTCAATATCTGTAATAATTGTAAGTGGTGTATTGGGTGAGTAATGCTTATACTTCATACCTGGTGCAATTGGCTGTTCAGTATCATTATAATCAGCATGGGCGATACTATTCGGAAGTATTTCTGTAATCATTGCTGCTGTTATAGAACCAGGTCTTGCAATTTTATAAGGAAAAGATGTGCAATCTAAAACCGTACTTTCTAATCCTTCTTCACTTTGTTCAGCTTGAACAATACCATCGATACGGCCATTCAAATCTTGATATACATGATTGAAAGTTGTTGGTGAAGGTCTACCACTTAAATTAGCACTTGGAGCAGCTAGAGGTTCATTTATGATTTGTAATAATTGTCTACCTACAGAATGGCTTGGCATTCTAACAGCAACTGATGATAAACCTCCAGAAACTTTTCGACATAGATAGCCTAGCTTTAACGGCAATATAAACGAAATAGGGCCCGGCCAGAATGCCTGCATTAACTTTTCTACGCGTGGATCCAAAGTATATGTAAAATCTTTTAATTGACCTTTACTGTGTATATGAACAATAAGCGGATTGTCAGATGGACGGCCTTTAGCTTCATATATTTTAGCTACAGCTTCTTCATCTGTCGCATTTGCTGCAAGTCCATAAACTGTTTCAGTTGGTAAACCTATTAAACCACCGTTTAAAACAATGTCTTTTATTTCATTAATTTTAGGATATTGCTGTAAATCTTCATTATATTCTCTAACATCCCAAATTTTAGTATCCAACTTAATCACGCCTTTCTTATTTATCATAATATAAAGCAAAAAGCTATGCACTTAACTAATCATAGCAAAGGCATAACTTCTAATTACCATTTAAATGAGACGATTCGATCGTGGCCATTTATATCTTTAATAATGTCGATTTTTTTGTCAGGAAATTTATTTAAAATTATTGATTTAAGTGCCTCACCTTGATTGTAACCAATTTCAAAAACAACTGGGCTGCCTTTTTCCATAACGTGAGGTAAATCTTCAATGATTGATTCATAAATAGCATATCCATGGTTATCTGCAAACAATGCCTGATGTGGTTCGAATCTCGTAACCGTTGGAGACATCGTAACCATATCTTTTTCATCTATATATGGTGGATTAGATATCAAGCCGTTCAACTTGATACCTTCATTAATTAAGGGCTTTAATGCATCCCCTGTTAAAAATTGTATTTGTGATTGATGCTTCTCAGCATTATTACGAGCCATATTCATTGCTTCAAGTGAAATATCAGTAGCAATAACATTTAAATCCGGCTTTTCACATTTCAAAGTAATTGCAAGTACACCACTACCCGTTCCGATATCTACGATTGTTGCATCATCTTCTAACTGTTGTAAGAAATGCAACATTACTTCTTCAGTTTCAGGTCTTGGTATCAAACAATTTGAGTTTACATCAAACGTTCTACCATAAAATGAGGCAAAGCCAACTATATACTGTATAGGCTCTCCTAATAACATACGTTGTAATGCTAAGTCGAACTTCATAATCATCGCTTTCGGCATATCATCATGCATGTGGACTACAAAGTCCGTACGCGTCCATTGAAATACATCTAACATTAACCATTCAGCTCGTGTTTGTTCAAACCCTTTTTGTTGTGTTAAATGAATTGCTTCATCTAACTTTTCTTTATAATTCACCATTATTAAGTTCTTTCAATTTATCTGTCTGCTCTGATAAAGTCAGTGCATCTATAATTTCTTCTAAATGGCCTTCCATAATTTGCCCTAATTTTTGAAGCGTTAGACCTATACGATGGTCTGTTACACGGCTTTGTGGATAATTATAAGTTCGAATACGTTCTGAACGATCACCAGTACCGACTGCTGATTTACGTTGTGACGCATACTTTTGTTGTTCTTCTTGAACTTTCATATCGTATAAACGTGCTTTTAACACTTTCATTGCTTTTTCACGGTTTTGAATTTGAGACTTCTCAGAAGATGTTGCAATGACACCAGTTGGTAAATGGGTAATACGTACTGCAGAGTCAGTTGTGTTTACGTGCTGACCACCTGCACCACTTGAACGATACGTGTCGATTTTTAAATCTTCATTTCTAATTTCAATTTCTACATCTTCAACTTCTGGTAAAACTGCCACTGTAGCTGTTGAAGTATGAATACGTCCACCTGATTCTGTTTCAGGCACACGTTGAACGCGGTGCGCACCATTTTCAAATTTCAATTTACTATACGCGCCATTACCAGAAACTGAGAAACTAATTTCTTTGTAACCACCATGGTCACTTTCAGACGCTTCTACTATTTCAGTTTTGAATCCTTGTGATTCAGCATACTTTGAATACATACGCATTAAATCACCAGCAAAAATCGCAGCCTCATCACCACCTGCTGCTGCTCTTATTTCTACAATAACGTCTTTGTCATCATTAGGATCTTTAGGAATCAATAATATTTTAAGCTCTTCTTCAAGATTTGGAAGTTCAGCTTTAATACCATTACTCTCCTCTTTTAACATTTCTACTTCTTCTTTATCATCAGTCTCACTTAACATTTCTTCAATATCAGCTAATTCTTCTTTTTTAGCTTTATAGTTACGATAAACATCTACAGTTTTTTGTAAATCAGCTTGCTCTTTAGAATATTTACGTAATTTATCTGAATCATTTACAACATCTGGGTCACTTAACAGTTCATTTAACTGTTCGTATCTTTCTTCTACAATATCTAATTGATCAAACACTTATAATTCCTCCTTATTATTATCACTAGGTGCTACGATATGGTGCGCGCGACAACGTGGCTCATAACTTTCATTGGCACCTACTAAGATAATCGGATCATCGATTTTAGCTGGTTTACCATTTATTAATCGTTGCGTTCTACTAGATGAAGAACCACAAACAGCACAAACTGCTTGAAGTTTCGTTACTTGTTCACTGACAGCCATCAATTTAGGCATTGGTTCGAACGGTTCGCCCCTAAAATCCATATCTAATCCAGCAACAATAACACGGTGTCCATCTGCTGATAGTTTTTCTACTATACTTACAATTTCATCGTCAAAAAATTGCACTTCGTCTATTCCTATAACATCAACATTAGTTAAGTCGTGCGTCATAATTTCACTTGCTTTAGAAATATTAATCGCTTCAATGGCATTACCATTATGAGAGACCACTTTTTCTTTATGATATCGATCATCAATCGCCGGTTTAA
The genomic region above belongs to Staphylococcus aureus and contains:
- the upp gene encoding uracil phosphoribosyltransferase, coding for MSKVHVFDHPLIQHKLSYIRDVNTGTKEFRELVDEVGMLMAYEVTRDLELQDVDIETPVTKMTAKRLAGKKLAIVPILRAGLGMTDGILSLVPAARVGHIGLYRDPETLKAVEYFAKLPQDITERQIIVVDPMLATGASAIEAITSLKKRGAKNIRFMCLIAAPEGVEKMHEAHPDVDIYIAALDEKLNDKAYITPGLGDAGDRLFGTK
- the glyA gene encoding serine hydroxymethyltransferase, yielding MSYITKQDKVIAEAIEREFQRQNSNIELIASENFVSEAVMEAQGSVLTNKYAEGYPGRRYYGGCEFVDVTESIAIDRAKALFGAEHVNVQPHSGSQANMAVYLVALEMGDTVLGMNLSHGGHLTHGAPVNFSGKFYNFVEYGVDKDTERINYDEVRKLALEHKPKLIVAGASAYSRTIDFKKFKEIADEVNAKLMVDMAHIAGLVAAGLHPNPVEYADFVTTTTHKTLRGPRGGMILCKEEYKKDIDKTIFPGIQGGPLEHVIAAKAVAFGEALENNFKTYQQQVVKNAKVLAEALINEGFRIVSGGTDNHLVAVDVKGSIGLTGKEAEETLDSVGITCNKNTIPFDQEKPFVTSGIRLGTPAATTRGFDEKAFEEVAKIISLALKNSKDEEKLQQAKERVAKLTAEYPLYQ
- a CDS encoding TIGR01440 family protein, translated to MKDLTMLLDELKDMSFFNKGDICLIGCSTSEVIGEKIGTVGSMEVAETIFNALDVVSKETGVTFAFQGCEHINRAITIEKSQYNPLTMEEVSVVPDVHAGGSLATYAFQHMKDPIVVEHITVPCGIDIGQTLIGMHIKHVCVPVRTSVKQVGQAIVTIATSRPKKIGGERAKYQ
- a CDS encoding low molecular weight protein arginine phosphatase, encoding MKILFVCTGNTCRSPLAESIAKEVMPNHQFESRGIFAVNNQGVSNYVEDLVEEHHLAETTLSQQFTEADLKADIILTMSYSHKELIEAHFGLQNHVFTLHEYVKEAGEVIDPYGGTKEMYVHTYEELVSLILKLKDIIC
- a CDS encoding L-threonylcarbamoyladenylate synthase, coding for MDTKIWDVREYNEDLQQYPKINEIKDIVLNGGLIGLPTETVYGLAANATDEEAVAKIYEAKGRPSDNPLIVHIHSKGQLKDFTYTLDPRVEKLMQAFWPGPISFILPLKLGYLCRKVSGGLSSVAVRMPSHSVGRQLLQIINEPLAAPSANLSGRPSPTTFNHVYQDLNGRIDGIVQAEQSEEGLESTVLDCTSFPYKIARPGSITAAMITEILPNSIAHADYNDTEQPIAPGMKYKHYSPNTPLTIITDIESKIGNDGKDWSSIAFIVPSNKVAFIPSEAQFIQLCQDDNDVKQASHNLYDVLHSLDENENISAAYIYGFELNDNTEAIMNRMLKAAGNHIIKGCEL
- the prmC gene encoding peptide chain release factor N(5)-glutamine methyltransferase — protein: MVNYKEKLDEAIHLTQQKGFEQTRAEWLMLDVFQWTRTDFVVHMHDDMPKAMIMKFDLALQRMLLGEPIQYIVGFASFYGRTFDVNSNCLIPRPETEEVMLHFLQQLEDDATIVDIGTGSGVLAITLKCEKPDLNVIATDISLEAMNMARNNAEKHQSQIQFLTGDALKPLINEGIKLNGLISNPPYIDEKDMVTMSPTVTRFEPHQALFADNHGYAIYESIIEDLPHVMEKGSPVVFEIGYNQGEALKSIILNKFPDKKIDIIKDINGHDRIVSFKW
- the prfA gene encoding peptide chain release factor 1, translated to MFDQLDIVEERYEQLNELLSDPDVVNDSDKLRKYSKEQADLQKTVDVYRNYKAKKEELADIEEMLSETDDKEEVEMLKEESNGIKAELPNLEEELKILLIPKDPNDDKDVIVEIRAAAGGDEAAIFAGDLMRMYSKYAESQGFKTEIVEASESDHGGYKEISFSVSGNGAYSKLKFENGAHRVQRVPETESGGRIHTSTATVAVLPEVEDVEIEIRNEDLKIDTYRSSGAGGQHVNTTDSAVRITHLPTGVIATSSEKSQIQNREKAMKVLKARLYDMKVQEEQQKYASQRKSAVGTGDRSERIRTYNYPQSRVTDHRIGLTLQKLGQIMEGHLEEIIDALTLSEQTDKLKELNNGEL
- a CDS encoding thymidine kinase, which gives rise to MYETYHSGWIECITGSMFSGKSEELIRRLRRGIYAKQKVVVFKPAIDDRYHKEKVVSHNGNAIEAINISKASEIMTHDLTNVDVIGIDEVQFFDDEIVSIVEKLSADGHRVIVAGLDMDFRGEPFEPMPKLMAVSEQVTKLQAVCAVCGSSSSRTQRLINGKPAKIDDPIILVGANESYEPRCRAHHIVAPSDNNKEEL